The Nitrospira sp. SG-bin1 genome has a window encoding:
- a CDS encoding oxidoreductase has protein sequence MQESKSRSVWMESAVPQSHPVDRSFETDVCVVGAGIAGLSTAYLLACEGKSVVVLDDGPIGGGMTERTTAHLSNVIDDGYVTIERLHGEQGSRLAFDSHTAAIDRIETIAAAERIACDFERVDGFLFQAPGQPVERLEEERLAALRAGHVGVERIERPSPPVLEPGPCLRFPRQAQFHPLKYLTGLMQAIERRGGRIFTDTHVETVQGGEHAVIEMQQGHVLLAQSVVVATNTPINDMVVVHTKQAPYTTYVIGAGVPKNSVPAALYWDQADPYHYVRIQKGAATNGRDVLIIGGEDHKTGQADDGKERHLRLERWARKRFPMMEQIEYRWSGQVMEPTDGLGLIGRNPGDASNVYIATGDSGMGMTHGTIAGMLLTDLIMGRDNPWAALYDPSRKSLKSIGTFVQENLNVAAQYADWLSPGDIASESKIPKECGAVLRNGMQKVAVYRDENGTLHRRSAVCPHLKCIVAWDSTEHTWNCPCHGSRFDAYGKVINGPANTNLSPIET, from the coding sequence ATGCAGGAAAGTAAAAGCCGATCGGTTTGGATGGAGTCGGCGGTGCCGCAATCACATCCAGTCGATCGCTCTTTTGAAACGGATGTGTGCGTGGTCGGCGCGGGAATAGCAGGTTTGTCTACTGCCTATTTGTTGGCATGTGAAGGCAAATCCGTGGTCGTGCTTGATGACGGCCCGATCGGCGGAGGGATGACGGAACGGACCACCGCGCACCTGTCGAACGTCATCGACGACGGGTATGTGACGATCGAGCGGCTTCATGGCGAACAAGGCTCCCGCCTGGCTTTCGACAGCCATACGGCGGCGATCGATCGAATTGAAACGATCGCCGCGGCCGAGCGCATTGCCTGCGACTTCGAGCGAGTCGATGGCTTTCTCTTTCAAGCGCCCGGGCAACCGGTGGAGCGTCTCGAAGAGGAACGCCTGGCGGCTCTACGCGCAGGCCACGTCGGTGTGGAACGGATTGAACGGCCTTCGCCGCCGGTCTTGGAACCAGGCCCCTGCCTCCGGTTTCCACGCCAGGCTCAATTTCATCCATTGAAGTACCTGACCGGTCTGATGCAGGCGATCGAACGACGGGGTGGACGCATCTTCACGGACACCCACGTGGAAACCGTACAGGGCGGAGAACACGCCGTCATAGAAATGCAGCAAGGCCATGTCCTCCTGGCACAGTCCGTGGTCGTCGCCACGAACACGCCCATCAATGATATGGTCGTGGTGCACACCAAACAAGCCCCCTATACCACCTATGTGATCGGAGCCGGCGTCCCGAAAAATTCCGTGCCTGCCGCGTTGTATTGGGACCAAGCCGACCCCTACCACTACGTGAGAATTCAGAAGGGCGCGGCAACCAATGGTCGTGATGTATTGATTATCGGCGGGGAAGACCACAAAACCGGTCAGGCGGACGATGGGAAAGAGCGTCATCTCCGTTTGGAACGTTGGGCTCGCAAACGGTTTCCCATGATGGAACAGATCGAGTACCGGTGGTCGGGGCAGGTGATGGAACCGACAGATGGCTTGGGGTTGATCGGTCGAAATCCCGGGGATGCATCGAATGTATATATTGCGACCGGCGATTCGGGCATGGGAATGACACATGGCACGATAGCCGGGATGCTGTTGACCGACCTCATTATGGGACGCGACAATCCATGGGCTGCGTTGTATGACCCGTCCCGTAAATCGTTGAAATCGATCGGCACCTTTGTGCAAGAAAATCTCAATGTGGCGGCCCAGTACGCGGACTGGCTTTCGCCAGGTGACATCGCGTCCGAAAGTAAAATTCCTAAAGAATGTGGGGCTGTCCTTCGAAACGGCATGCAAAAGGTGGCCGTGTATCGCGATGAAAATGGAACGCTGCATCGTCGCTCAGCCGTGTGCCCTCACCTAAAGTGTATTGTGGCTTGGGACTCCACAGAACACACCTGGAACTGCCCATGCCATGGCTCCCGCTTCGATGCCTATGGCAAAGTGATAAATGGGCCGGCAAACACCAATTTATCTCCGATTGAGACATAG